The Neoasaia chiangmaiensis sequence ACAGTTCGAATGGCCGCAGACGATGATGTTGCGAACCTTCAACACCAGCACCGAATATTCGATGGCCGATGAAACGGCGCCCAGCATGTCGCCATAAGGCGGCACGATGTTGCCGACGTTGCGGACGATGAAGAGTTCACCCGGCTCGGTTTGCGTAATCAGGCTTGGATTGATGCGGCTGTCCGAGCAGGTGATGAACAAGGTGGATGGCGACTGACCGGTTGCCAGGCTTTCGAACAACTCCTGATGGTCGGGATAGACGTCGCGATCGAATTTCTGCACGCCCTCAAGAAGTTCGATCAGACTCTGCCGTGGGGTTGACGCCATTGTTCACCTCTTTCCATCAATAAGAGCCTGCGGCGGGCTCAGATGACTGGATGCCGTCAATTGCGGCGACGTGTCTACCCCTCGGGACACGCCGCCATACTACGTCATGCCGACAACGTTTTGCGCAACATATCGAAGACGGCTTCGGCATTGGCATCCGGGCCGCCGGCCTGTGCCATGTCGCGACGTCCGCCGCCGCCCTTGCCGCCCATCACGGCGCTGGCTTCACGGACCAGTGCTACAGCGTCGAAGCGTTCTGTCAGGTCCGGCGTCAGGGCGATGACCACGCTGCCCTTGCCGTCGGCGCTGGAGACAAGGGCGACGATACCCGAGCCGATCTGCTTGCCGATCGCTTCGGCCATGCCTTTCAGTTCACGGGGGGAAACATCGCCCAGATCGCGCGCGGCCAGCGTGACGCCGTTGATCGTCTCGTTACCGGTTTCGGCCGCGCCCGTGGCAAGGCGGCGTTGCAGTTCGGAGACCTGGCGCTCCAGATTGCGTCGCTCTTCCACAAGGGCCGCGAGCCGGTCCGGCGCTTCCGCGACGGTCGATTTCAGCAGATCGGCCATGCGTGCCAGCCGCGCGTCCGCTTCCTGCGTCAGACGATCGGCGGCCAGTCCGCAAACGGCCTCGATGCGGCGCACGCCGGCGGAGACGCCGTTTTCGGAGACGATACGGAATGGGCCGATCTCACCCGTCCGGCCGACATGCGTGCCACCGCAGAGTTCGACGGAGTAAGCGGTGCGTTCTTCATCGCCAAGACCCATCGAAACGACGCGGACCTCATCGCCGTATTTCTCGCCGAACAACGCCATCGCGCCTTCGGCCACGGCTTTCTCCGGCGTCATGATCCGGGTTTCCACCGCCGTGTTCTCACGGATGCGCGCATTCACCGCGGCTTCCACCGCCGCCAGCTCGTCCTGCGTGATCGGGCGCGGCTGCGACACGTCGAATCGCAGACGATCGGGCGCATTCAGGCTCCCTTTCTGGGTCACGTGCGTGCCCAGTTGCCGCCGCAGCGCCTCATGCAGAAGGTGGGTGGCGGAGTGATGGCCGCGCACGGCCTGGCGACGGTGATGATCGACTTCTGCCGTCACGGCCATACCGGGCTTCAGCGTGCCTTCCACGACACGGCCGTAATGCACCAGCATGTCGCCGTTACGCTTTTGCGTATCGGTGATCTCGACGCGCAGACCCGGCGCGATCAACGTGCCGTGATCGCCGACCTGGCCGCCACTCTCGCCGTAGAACGGCGTCTGGTTGAGCAGCACCGCCACGTCCTGACCCGCATCGGCATGGTCGAGAATCTCGTTGCCGCGTGCGATCATGCGCACCTCGGCGTCGCTGCGTTCGGAGACGTAGCCGAGGAATTCGGACGGACCGAACTTATCGCGGGCATCGAACCAGACGGTTTCCGTTGCCGTGTCGCCGGAACCGACCCATGCGGCACGTGCGCGCTGGCGCTGTTCGGTCATGGCGGCGTCGAAGCCGGACACGTCGACCGTCCGGCCCTGCTCGCGCAGGGCATCCTGCGTCAGGTCCAGCGGGAAACCGAAGGTGTCGTAGAGCTTGAACGCCACATCGCCCGGCAGTGCCTCGGACGCGCCGAGACGGCTGGTCTCGTCGTTGAGCAGGGACATGCCGCGTTCGAGCAGCGCGGTGAACCGCTCTTCCTCGCCGCGCATCGTCTCGGCGATCAGGGCCTGATGCTGCACGAGTTCGGGATAGGCGCCGCCCATCTGTCGGATCAGAGCCGGGAGCAACTTGTAGAACACCGGCTCATGGGCGCCCAGGCGTTGAAGGTGGCGCATGGCGCGACGCATGATGCGGCGCAGCACATAGCCACGACCGTCCTTCGCCGGCAGCACGCCGTCGGCGATCAGGAAGGCGCTGGAACGCAAATGATCGGCGACCACGCGATGGCTGGCGCGCAACGGCCCGTCGGCGTCCTGGTTCAGCGTGTTGGCCGAGGCCTCGATCAGGGCGCGCAGGGTGTCCGTGTCATAGACGTCGCGTTTGCCCTGCATGACCGCGGCGAAGCGCTCAAGGCCCATGCCGGTATCGATCGAGGGTCGCGGCAGCGGGGTACGGGTGCCTGGCGGATCCTCGAAATACTGCATGAAGACGAGGTTCCAGATCTCGACGAACCGGTCGCCATCTTCATCCGGCGAGCCGGGCGGGCCGCCGAACACTTCCGGACCGTGATCGTAGAAGATCTCGGAGCACGGACCGCAGGGGCCGGTATCGCCCATGCGCCAGAAATTGTCGCTGGTGGCGATGCGGATGATCTTGTCGTCCGGCAATCCGGCGATTTTGCGCCACAGCCCGGCCGCTTCCTCGTCTTCGGCATAGACGGTCGCCAGCAACTTCTCCTTGGGCAGGCCGAAGTCCCTGGTCAGGAGGGTCCAGGCAAACTCGATCGCCTCGGCCTTGAAATAGTCGCCGAAGGAGAAGTTGCCCATCATCTCGAAGAAGGTGAGATGGCGGGCCGTGTAGCCGACATTGTCGAGATCGTTATGCTTGCCGCCGGCGCGAACGACCTTCTGCGCCGTGGTCGCGCGTGAATAGGGGCGCGTCTCCTGGCCTGTGAAGACATTCTTGAACGGCACCATGCCCGCATTGGTGAACAGGAGCGTCGGATCGTTCTGCGGCACCAGGGAGGCGGAAGGAACAATGCGATGCCCCTGTTCCCCGAAATAGTCGAGGAATGTGGCGCGAAGGGAATTGGTGGAATTGGGCGTCGAACTGGTCATGGAGAACAGGCGGTTCCAAAAGCGGCAGGAATTTGTCTTCCACTAGAGCATCGCGCGCCTAAAGGAAATCGCCTGACGATCAGTTCGGTCCGGAACCCGTGTCGCGGTCACCGAACGGCAGCACCGAACCAGGAAGTTCGACCGTCATGCGCGCCAGTTCGAGCGGGGTTTCGGGAGTCTTTTCCCGGAAGACCAGCCGGCGGGAGAGTGTGAAATTCGTTCCCATTCCTGCGAACGCGCCCACGGCCAATGGCAGAACGGGATAGCTTACGCAGATCGGCAGCGTGAAGCACAAGGCGAAGACGGCGCCGCGATTGAGAAGGAAGCCGAAGCTGTTCGCGGCAAGGAACTGCAACCATTGCAGGATGATATGGCCGCACGGTCCCACGCCGCGGAATGTCCAGAAGCGGTTGAAGAGCCAGTTGATGGTCGCGGCGACGAAATAGGAGATCAGGACGGCGGCGGTCAGGCCAATGACCGGTCTGAGCGCGTAGGTCGTGCCGGCATCCCACACGAAGCCCATCGCACCGACGACACCGAAACGGAAGAACTGTCCAAGCATTGGACCGCGCCCGCGCGGATAGAAAATCCGGCCTTTACGCAAGAGCTTCGTTCCCCATGCCTGTTTCGGTGCGGCTGATTACGCGCACATCATGCGGCATACAAGATGGAAACCGCGCACAAAAAAAGGCACCCGAAGGTGCCTTTCTCTGAGCTTGCCCTCTGCCGAGGCAGAGAACGTCGCGATCTCGAGCGGGATTAGCGCAGGATGATCTCGACGCGGCGGTTCTGCGGCTCGCGGGTGTTCGGGCCCGTCGGAACCAGCGGATGCTCTTCGCCGTAGCCATGAACGTCGATCGCAGCAGCCGGAACGCCGTCACGGATCAGTTCGGCCTTCACGCTCTGGGCGCGACGGACGGAGAGGCCCAGGTTGTACTTCTGACCGCGCGGACCCGGGTGGATCGCGGAGTTATCAGCATAACCGTTGACTTCGATGCGCGTCGTCTGGACGTGGGTCGAAGCCTGAGCTGCCTGGGCAACGATCTCGCGTGCACGGCCCGTGAGGTTCGACTTGTCCCAGTCGAAGAACACGAGATAGGTGCGTGCCGGCGTCGGAGCAGGCGGCACAACGACCGGAGCCGGCGGCGGCGGCGGCGGCGCCGTGTCGAACGCGTAGCGCAGGCCCAGGATGAACTGGTGGTTGAAGCGGTGGTCGAAGTTCACGTTGCCCTTGTGAACGCCGGTCGCGTTCCAAGCGGTCGAGTGATATGCACCATCCGTAAAGGTCTGGCCGATCATGCGATATTCGGTCGTGAGCGCGAGGCCCGGGACGCCCGGAATGTCGTATGCCGCACCGGCGATGCCCTGATAGGCAAAGCCACCGTTCGTGCCGCCAACGCGGTTCACGGCGCCGTTGTTATAGGTCGTGGTGATCGGGTTGTAGTGCTGCCACAGGTAGCCTGCACCGACACCGACGAACGGCGTGACCGGCACGTTGATGCCGAACTGGGCCAGATCGATGTCATACAGCACGTTCACGAAACCGCCATAAGACTGGTCGGAACCGCTCGTCGAGCCGTTGCCGTTGGTCGGGCGACGGTGGTTGATCTGCGAGTAGTTATACACGCCCTCAACTTCAGCGCGCAGGCCGTTGCCGAAGCCCCAACCGAAAGCACCGAAGCCCGTGAAGCCGTCCTTGTGACGGAAGCGGGACTTGGTCTGGCCGTTGCCGGTCGAGCCGTCAGCTTCGCTGAAAGGCGAGAACTTGGCATGCTGCTGCTGAACGAGGTTGTACCCGCCGCCCAGGTCGACATACGGGCCGGTGATGGTGCTCGCCATTGCGACAGTCGGGGCGGCTGCCATCGACGTCATGGCCAGAAGTGCCGTGCGGAGACGCATTTATTTCGTCCTCAAAAATTCATCCATTCGAACTGCCGCCGGAAACCCGAAAAGGGCGCCGTGCGACAAGCTCAGCGCGATGCATAAGTGCGTATAGATCGCTCGGTTCCGCCGGAGGAAGGCTGTTACATGCCCTGAGGCCCATTACGACAAGGACCCGTGGCTAAACTGCAACAGTTCGTTCCGGGATGGGGACGAGTCGACCATCGCGCGGTCGTTCGTTAGAGGACAGGCGGCCGCCTGTCCCATCACGGAGATGTTATGCTGCCCGTTTGTGGGTGCCCTGTGACCAGGAAGCCGCAAGTTACGTTTCAGGAGCGACAACCTTCGCGAATCAGGAAGTCGCGGACAATCTCCATCGGGACGTCGCGCGTCGTGAAGCAGTCTCCGATATCGCGCAGCAGAACGAAGGACAGACGGCCATCGCGCATCTTCTTGTCACGCGCCATGTGATTGAGAAGCTCCTCCGCGCTCAAGGCGTCCGCGAACCAGTCCAGACCTGCCGGCATGGCGCGGGTGCGCAGGTGCGAGTCGAGGCGCAGGAGCACGCTTGCGTCGCAGAAGCCGAGTCGCACGGAAAGACCGACAGCCAGGTGCAGTCCGATGGACACTGCTTCCCCGTGCAGGAGACGCCCGTCGTAGCCGAAACTCGCTTCGAGGGCGTGGGCGAAGGTATGGCCAAGATTGAGGAGTGCGCGACCGCCCTCCGCCGCCTGTTCGCGTTCATCCGCCTGCACCACGCCCGCCTTGAAGAGGCAGGCGCGTCGCACGGCTTCGGCCAGGGCGGCCGGATCGCCGCTCAGCACTGCCGCGCCATGGTTTTCACACCAGGCGAAGAGTTCCACACCGTCGATCAGCCCGGCTTTGACGATTTCGGCGTAACCCGCCACGCGCTCGCGGCGGGAAAGCGTGGCGAGTGCGGAACTGTCGGCCAGGACGGCCAGTGGCTGATGGAAGGCGCCGATGAGGTTCTTGCCGCTACGTGCATTGATGCCCGTCTTGCCGCCGACGGAACTATCGACCTGCGCCAGCAAGGTCGTTGGAATCTGGACGAAAGGCACGCCACGCAGAACGGTGGCAGCCACGAATCCGGCGAGATCGCCCACGACGCCACCGCCCAGCCCGATAACGGTCGTGCGGCGTTCGATTCCTGCCGTGATAATGTCGTCGATCAGCGCGCCGTATTGCGCCAGCGACTTCGATTCCTCGCCGCCCGGCACGACGAAATCGCGCGCCTCGACGCCGGTCTCCGCAAGGGCGGTCATGAGCCGGGGCAGATGCAGGGCGGCGACATTCCTGTCAGTGATTACGATGGCGCGTTTCTGGGGCAGGACAGGTGCGAGGAACGCGCCTGCACGGCTGATCAGGTCGGCGCCGATGGTGACGTCGTAGCGATGCGTGTCCAGTTGCACCGGCACGCGCACCGGGTGGCGATGCTGCTCCAGAGCTTCCAGCACGCGCCGGGCGCTCGTATCCACACTGTCATCACCGCAATCCACGATAATATCCGCCTCCGCGTAAATGGGGTGCCGCACAGCCTGGAGTGCGGCGAGAATGGTCTTGTGATCCCCTTGGGCCAGCAGGGGGCGGCCCTGTCGTCCGCTCAGGCGTCGCGCCAGTACGGGCAGGGCGCAGCGTAGCCAGACCGAACGGGCATGCTGGCGCACAAGTATGCGGGTCTGTGTGTCCATGAAGGCGCCCCCGCCCGTGGCGAGAACGCAGGGTGGACCCTGCAACAGGCGTTTGATGACACGTCGTTCGCCGTCGCGGAACGCCGGTTCGCCATGGCGCGTGAATATTTCCGAGATCGTGCAGCCCGCTGCCCGTTCGATTTCGACATCAGCGTCCACGAATGGCAGGTCGAGACGCGTCGCGACGCGCCGGCCGATCGTTGTCTTCCCGGCGCCCATCAGGCCGACGAGGACGATGGTTTCCGTCTGGGCCGGGGTCGATACCGGGGAGGGCGTATCGGATGTGGAGGCGAGATGGTCCATCATGACGATAACGATATGGAAGAGAAACGTGACATTTTCACGAGGCTACCATAGAGGGGATCGAGTCGCCATGCAGTTGCCGTACGCCACGCGTGCGCACGCGTGGCCGTTGCCCCGATTCCGCTGCGCCTTTCTGGAGCTTCCATGTCCGTCACTGCCCCCAAAATCGCTATCGTCGTGGTTGTTCTGATCGTTCTGGGCCTGGGTGGCGGTTTCCTGTCGCTGGGCATGAACGCGATGCCCCCGGCGCAGGCGCCTGTGCACAAGGACCTGCCGCCGGGACGGTTCGCGACGGAAACGGCCGCGCCCGCTGCTGCGGCGTCATTGCCGGCGATGCCCCCGCCGGCAGCGGCGCCGACCGCCATCCCGGCGCCTGCGCCCGCAGCCGCGCATTGATCCGATTGTCCGTAAGTCATCCGCATGAGCGCTGCGCCCGGACGGCACGCGGAGGCCTTTCTGGAAATGCTGGCGGCAGAACGGAATGCCGCCCCGCGCACCCGCGCGGCCTATGCGGCGGATCTGGCGGATTTCGCGAGCTATAGCGCGACTCGCGGTTTCGTTGGTCCGGACGCGCTGCTGAATGCCGATGGCGCCTGTGTGCAGGGCTATCTGGCATCGCTTTCCCAATCCGGTCTTTCAGCGCGGACGAGCGCGCGGCGTCTGTCCTGCCTGCGGCAGTTCTACCGTTTCCTGCTGCGGGAAGGCCACCGCGCGGATGATCCGACCGCCCGTGAGCGGGCGCCAAAACTGCCGGACAGTCTGCCGAAGGTTCTTTCCGAAGACGAGATGCGGCGTCTGCTTGCGCGGGGGACGCGCGGTCATGACGATCCGCGGCGCGACCTGGTGTCGCGTGCGGCGCTGGAACTGCTCTACACGACCGGTCTGCGTATCTCCGAACTGCTGTCCCTGCCCAATACCCTGCCGCTCAACAAGGCGCCGATGGTGATGGTGCGCGGCAAGGGCGGCCGGGAGCGTCTCGTGCCCATTTCCGAGGGCGCGCGCGAGGCCGCGCTGGCGCTGCGCCGGCATGATCGCGATATCGACAGCCGTTATCTGTTTCCGGGTCGGGATCCGGCCAGGCCGCTCACGCGACAGGGATTCGACAAGATTCTTTATCAGTCCGCCATCCTCGCGGGGCTCGATCCTGCGCGGGTGACGCCGCATGTGTTGCGTCATTCCTTTGCCAGTCATCTGCTGGATCGCGGCGCGGATTTGCGGGCGTTGCAGATGCTGCTGGGCCACGCGGACATCGCCACGACGCAAATTTATACGCATGTTCTGAGCGAGCGCCTGAAACAGCTCGTGCGCGAGCATCACCCGCTCGCGCAACAGAAGAGCGGGTAACGGATTGTTGGATACCCCGCGCCCGTGCTATCGGGCGCGCCATGCGTCAATATCTCGATTTCGAAAAACCGGTCGCCGAGCTGGAAAACAAGATCGTCGAACTGCGCCAGATGGCGAAGAACGGCGAGGGCATCAACATTGCCGAAGAAATCGGGCGATTGTCGGAAAAGGCCGACAAGCAGCTTCGCGCGGCCTACGCCAAGCTGACGCCGTGGCAGAAAGTGCAGGTCGCCCGTCATGCGCAGCGACCGAAGGCGCTGGACTATATTCGCGATCTGCTGACGGATTACACGCCACTGTCCGGTGATCGTCTGGGCCATGAAGATCTGGCGGTGATCGGCGGGCTGGCCCGGTTCCGCGGCACGTCGGTGGTCGTGATCGGGACGGAACGCGGGTTCGACATGGAGTCGCGCCTGAAGCACAATTTCGGCATGCCGAAGCCGGAAGGCTATCGCAAGGCGCAACGTCTGGTGGCACTGGCCGCCCGTTTCGGCCTGCCGGTGCTGACATTCATCGACACGTCCGGCGCGTGGCCGGGAATCGACGCGGAGCAGCGCGGTCAGGCGGAAGCCATTGCCCGCTCGACGGACGCTTTCCTGCGTGCGCCGGTCCCCGTGATTGCGACCATCATCGGCGAGGGCGGTTCAGGCGGCGCCGTGGCGCTCGGCGCGGGTGATCGCGTGATGATGCTGGAGCATTCGATCTATTCCGTGATCGCCCCGGAAAGTGCCGCGTCGATCCTGATGCGCGATCCGAAGCAGGCGAACCAGCTGGCCGAGGCCCTGAAACTCACGGCGCAGGACCTGCTGAACCTCAAGCTGATCGACCGCGTGATTGCCGAGCCGCTGGGCGGCGCGCAGCGCTTCCCGCAGGAGGCGATCGCCGCTGTTGGCGATGCGATTGCGGCCGAACTGCCCGATCTGGAAGCGCTGGACCCGGCGGCGCTCGTGTTGCGTCGCCGTGAGAAGTTCCTGGCGATGGGCCGCGACGCGCTCTAGGCAACCGGCTCGCCCTCGATCGGCGTGTGGCCCAGCTCGACGATGAAATCGTGCAATTGCGTGCCGGCAGCCGCGACGCTCCCTGCGTCGTAGCCCTTGGCTACGAGGGTCACGCCGCGCCGGCCGTCGGGGCGTTCGAACGGATAGGAACCGAGGTCGAGGGCAGGGAATGCCGCCTGGATGGCGGTCAGGCCTTCGGCAAGCGCGCCTTCCCGTAGATCGATGGCGTGCCATCCCACAGATACCAGTGGCGCGCCGTGCTCGAGCGTTGGCGCAAGGGCCGTGAACATGGCCTGCATGACGCGTGGAATGCCGGCCATCACGTGGACATTGGCAATGGTGAAGCCTGGCGCGACGGAAACACTGTTGGGAATGGGTGTGGCACCACGTGGCAGCATCGCCATGCGCTGACGGGCCGGGTTGAACTTTTCCTTCCCCAGATAATCTTCGAGCAGACGATAGCTTTCGGGGTGGATTTCGAGCGGCACGCCCACTGCTTCCGCCACGCAGGCGGCCGTGATGTCATCATGCGTCGGGCCGATGCCGCCGGTCGTGAAAACATGATCGAAGCGCGCGCGGCATTCAGTCACGGTATTGACGATACGTGCGGGGCGGTCCGGAATGACGCGGACTTCTTCCAGGGCGATGCCGAGTTCGCCGAGTCCGGTCGCGAGGAAGCGGATATTGGCATCCTGCGTGCGGCCTGAGAGGATTTCGTTGCCGATGACGAGAAGGCAGGCGGTAGTGGGCATGGGCATCGTTCCGTGCTGGTTCTGACGACAGGGTTGTCTGTGTTTTTGCATCAACCATGATGGGTCACCAGACGTTGCCGCCACACGGCGGTTTGATTCCGCAGGAGCAGGAGAAATGACTATGTCCAGCAAGATCGTGCCCGGTTGCCTTTTTGACGTGAAGGTCACTCTTGGGGAGGGGCCGGTCTGGATCGCGGAGGAGCAGGCTCTCTATTTCGTGGATATCCCGGCCAGCACCATTCATCGCTATCATCCCGAAACGGAAAAGCACGACACATGGAAAGCGCCGAATCGTGCGGCCTTCCTGTTGCCGGTAACGGACGGCACCTTTCTCTGCGGCATGCCAGACGGATTGTATCGCTTCGACCCGCGTGACGGCCGGTTTTCCCATGATGCGGTCGTCGAGCCCGGCAAGCCCGGCAATCGCCTGAACGACGGCTGTGTCGACCCGAAAGGGCGCGTGTGGTTCGGCAGCATGGATGACAGCGAACAGTCGCCCACGGGATCGATTTATTGCGTGCGCCATACGCCGGGCGGTCTGGACATTTCCCACCATGACGAGGGTTATACTGTGTCCAACGGCCCTGCCGTCTCGCCGGATGGCAGGATACTGTATGTCTGCGACTCTCCGGAGCAGACAATCTATGCCTTCACGGTGACCGAGACTGGCGACCTGTCCCAGGAACGTATTTTCGCCCGGCTTGACCAGGGTTATCCGGATGGCATCGTGACGGACAGCGAAGGCGGACTCTGGTGCTGCGTCTGGGGCGGGAGTCGTATCCTGCATTTCGCACCGGATGGCACGTTGCTGGAGACGATTGCCATGCCGTGCTCCAATGTCACGAAGCTGGCCTTCGGTGGAGAGGACTATCGCACGGCCTTCGTGACAACGGCGCGACGCGGTGTGCCGGAGGCGCAACTGGCCAAAGAGCCGCATGCCGGCAGCATCTTCTCGTTCCGCGTCGAGGTGCCGGGCATCCCGCAGCAGAAATTCCAGCTGGCGAACTGAACCCTAGAGCAGTTCCTGCAGGAGCGGGATCAGGGGGCGATCGGGCGCGGGCATCGGGTAATCGGCCAGACGGTCCGCCGGCACCCAGGCAAGTTCCTGACCTTCCCTTGATTGAGGAGTATTGCGCCAGCGCCGACAGAGATACAGCGGCATCAACAGGTGGAACCTGCCGACATCCTGCGAGACGAAGGTAAAGGGGGCGAGGCAACTCTGCGCAATGTCGATGCCCAGCTCCTCCTGTAGCTCCCGCGTCAGGGCCTGCTCGGGATTTTCTCCGGCTTCCACCTTGCCGCCCGGAAATTCCCAAAGCCCGGCGAGCGGCTTGCCCTCCGGTCGTCTGGCCAGAAGAATACGCTGCTGCGCGTCCACCAGCGCCG is a genomic window containing:
- a CDS encoding GtrA family protein, which codes for MLGQFFRFGVVGAMGFVWDAGTTYALRPVIGLTAAVLISYFVAATINWLFNRFWTFRGVGPCGHIILQWLQFLAANSFGFLLNRGAVFALCFTLPICVSYPVLPLAVGAFAGMGTNFTLSRRLVFREKTPETPLELARMTVELPGSVLPFGDRDTGSGPN
- a CDS encoding SMP-30/gluconolactonase/LRE family protein translates to MTMSSKIVPGCLFDVKVTLGEGPVWIAEEQALYFVDIPASTIHRYHPETEKHDTWKAPNRAAFLLPVTDGTFLCGMPDGLYRFDPRDGRFSHDAVVEPGKPGNRLNDGCVDPKGRVWFGSMDDSEQSPTGSIYCVRHTPGGLDISHHDEGYTVSNGPAVSPDGRILYVCDSPEQTIYAFTVTETGDLSQERIFARLDQGYPDGIVTDSEGGLWCCVWGGSRILHFAPDGTLLETIAMPCSNVTKLAFGGEDYRTAFVTTARRGVPEAQLAKEPHAGSIFSFRVEVPGIPQQKFQLAN
- the alaS gene encoding alanine--tRNA ligase, with product MTSSTPNSTNSLRATFLDYFGEQGHRIVPSASLVPQNDPTLLFTNAGMVPFKNVFTGQETRPYSRATTAQKVVRAGGKHNDLDNVGYTARHLTFFEMMGNFSFGDYFKAEAIEFAWTLLTRDFGLPKEKLLATVYAEDEEAAGLWRKIAGLPDDKIIRIATSDNFWRMGDTGPCGPCSEIFYDHGPEVFGGPPGSPDEDGDRFVEIWNLVFMQYFEDPPGTRTPLPRPSIDTGMGLERFAAVMQGKRDVYDTDTLRALIEASANTLNQDADGPLRASHRVVADHLRSSAFLIADGVLPAKDGRGYVLRRIMRRAMRHLQRLGAHEPVFYKLLPALIRQMGGAYPELVQHQALIAETMRGEEERFTALLERGMSLLNDETSRLGASEALPGDVAFKLYDTFGFPLDLTQDALREQGRTVDVSGFDAAMTEQRQRARAAWVGSGDTATETVWFDARDKFGPSEFLGYVSERSDAEVRMIARGNEILDHADAGQDVAVLLNQTPFYGESGGQVGDHGTLIAPGLRVEITDTQKRNGDMLVHYGRVVEGTLKPGMAVTAEVDHHRRQAVRGHHSATHLLHEALRRQLGTHVTQKGSLNAPDRLRFDVSQPRPITQDELAAVEAAVNARIRENTAVETRIMTPEKAVAEGAMALFGEKYGDEVRVVSMGLGDEERTAYSVELCGGTHVGRTGEIGPFRIVSENGVSAGVRRIEAVCGLAADRLTQEADARLARMADLLKSTVAEAPDRLAALVEERRNLERQVSELQRRLATGAAETGNETINGVTLAARDLGDVSPRELKGMAEAIGKQIGSGIVALVSSADGKGSVVIALTPDLTERFDAVALVREASAVMGGKGGGGRRDMAQAGGPDANAEAVFDMLRKTLSA
- a CDS encoding OmpA family protein; the encoded protein is MRLRTALLAMTSMAAAPTVAMASTITGPYVDLGGGYNLVQQQHAKFSPFSEADGSTGNGQTKSRFRHKDGFTGFGAFGWGFGNGLRAEVEGVYNYSQINHRRPTNGNGSTSGSDQSYGGFVNVLYDIDLAQFGINVPVTPFVGVGAGYLWQHYNPITTTYNNGAVNRVGGTNGGFAYQGIAGAAYDIPGVPGLALTTEYRMIGQTFTDGAYHSTAWNATGVHKGNVNFDHRFNHQFILGLRYAFDTAPPPPPPAPVVVPPAPTPARTYLVFFDWDKSNLTGRAREIVAQAAQASTHVQTTRIEVNGYADNSAIHPGPRGQKYNLGLSVRRAQSVKAELIRDGVPAAAIDVHGYGEEHPLVPTGPNTREPQNRRVEIILR
- a CDS encoding acetyl-CoA carboxylase carboxyltransferase subunit alpha, producing MRQYLDFEKPVAELENKIVELRQMAKNGEGINIAEEIGRLSEKADKQLRAAYAKLTPWQKVQVARHAQRPKALDYIRDLLTDYTPLSGDRLGHEDLAVIGGLARFRGTSVVVIGTERGFDMESRLKHNFGMPKPEGYRKAQRLVALAARFGLPVLTFIDTSGAWPGIDAEQRGQAEAIARSTDAFLRAPVPVIATIIGEGGSGGAVALGAGDRVMMLEHSIYSVIAPESAASILMRDPKQANQLAEALKLTAQDLLNLKLIDRVIAEPLGGAQRFPQEAIAAVGDAIAAELPDLEALDPAALVLRRREKFLAMGRDAL
- a CDS encoding competence/damage-inducible protein A, with protein sequence MPTTACLLVIGNEILSGRTQDANIRFLATGLGELGIALEEVRVIPDRPARIVNTVTECRARFDHVFTTGGIGPTHDDITAACVAEAVGVPLEIHPESYRLLEDYLGKEKFNPARQRMAMLPRGATPIPNSVSVAPGFTIANVHVMAGIPRVMQAMFTALAPTLEHGAPLVSVGWHAIDLREGALAEGLTAIQAAFPALDLGSYPFERPDGRRGVTLVAKGYDAGSVAAAGTQLHDFIVELGHTPIEGEPVA
- the aroB gene encoding 3-dehydroquinate synthase translates to MMDHLASTSDTPSPVSTPAQTETIVLVGLMGAGKTTIGRRVATRLDLPFVDADVEIERAAGCTISEIFTRHGEPAFRDGERRVIKRLLQGPPCVLATGGGAFMDTQTRILVRQHARSVWLRCALPVLARRLSGRQGRPLLAQGDHKTILAALQAVRHPIYAEADIIVDCGDDSVDTSARRVLEALEQHRHPVRVPVQLDTHRYDVTIGADLISRAGAFLAPVLPQKRAIVITDRNVAALHLPRLMTALAETGVEARDFVVPGGEESKSLAQYGALIDDIITAGIERRTTVIGLGGGVVGDLAGFVAATVLRGVPFVQIPTTLLAQVDSSVGGKTGINARSGKNLIGAFHQPLAVLADSSALATLSRRERVAGYAEIVKAGLIDGVELFAWCENHGAAVLSGDPAALAEAVRRACLFKAGVVQADEREQAAEGGRALLNLGHTFAHALEASFGYDGRLLHGEAVSIGLHLAVGLSVRLGFCDASVLLRLDSHLRTRAMPAGLDWFADALSAEELLNHMARDKKMRDGRLSFVLLRDIGDCFTTRDVPMEIVRDFLIREGCRS
- a CDS encoding tyrosine recombinase, whose amino-acid sequence is MSAAPGRHAEAFLEMLAAERNAAPRTRAAYAADLADFASYSATRGFVGPDALLNADGACVQGYLASLSQSGLSARTSARRLSCLRQFYRFLLREGHRADDPTARERAPKLPDSLPKVLSEDEMRRLLARGTRGHDDPRRDLVSRAALELLYTTGLRISELLSLPNTLPLNKAPMVMVRGKGGRERLVPISEGAREAALALRRHDRDIDSRYLFPGRDPARPLTRQGFDKILYQSAILAGLDPARVTPHVLRHSFASHLLDRGADLRALQMLLGHADIATTQIYTHVLSERLKQLVREHHPLAQQKSG